In Ptychodera flava strain L36383 chromosome 6, AS_Pfla_20210202, whole genome shotgun sequence, the sequence CTAGATTGGTTACAGTCTGCTGAAGATTGCACTGATGAGTTAGAGGCAAGTGGTATTGACTTTGATATTAGTGACCTTGGTGCCCCTCCTGGCTATGAAACATTAGGCTTTTCGGGTAAGTCAAGAGTAACTATGGGTGGGGGTCTCCCCCATCACTTAGGTATCACCCATTTGGCTAGTTGGATAGgtccaatttttatttttgatttgatttatttggCAAGTTATTAAGTATAAAGAAAAAGGAAGCATCAAAAAACCCCATTAAAAACAACATGGTTACTGAGGAGCCCCTCCAGTGGCAAAGAAACATTGGACTTAAATGATTATTGAACCCCTCCTGGCTATGAAACATATGGCTTCTCATGCAAGTCAACAAAGAGTGACTTTGGTCCGGTCcagtctccccccccccccccccccccccctcaccaggCTATGACACATTGGGCTTGTATGGTAGGTCCATTAGATTATGCAGTTCTTCTTGACTATTAATTTTGGATCATCTTCTGAACCCTGTGGTAATCTATGACATATCAATGAATTTACATCTGCACAATGGTTTAAACCTCAGCTCGGTAAATTCTTACTGTGATGCCTCTGCTTGCTATGAAAAATTGAACTTCTCAGGTACATGTAAGTCAAGCGTGACTTCGGTGCACCAACCACTGCCTATAAAACATAGAATTACCTTGTGTTCTATCTAACAAAGATAAAATTACATAATTCAATTCTCTTTGAAGGGcattttttaaccatttctgGGCGTATCTTACAGAACTACGGTATGTACCCCTATCTATAGTGGTTTAGCCctgaaagggacaaagtcagccatttttcatgaattttatttgatacgagatactacttatattgtttgacctgttaaaaatactgaatgaataggtggccatgcatatattcgaccccagttttagacacgatacataaaaccatcatgaaaatgaattaatggtcatgaccattaattcattttgcgatgtttcatttattttgtctgaaatcggggtcaaatatatgcatggtcacacatttattcagtatctttcagcatgcaaaacaatataagtagtatctcgtatcaaataaaattcatgaaaaatggctgactttgtcccgtTAAAAAGCAACAGGTGGTCTTGTCAAGGCACCGTGAACATTATGTAAGAAAACTAAAATAATGCATCATCCAAGCAGAAACAACCTTGCCAAGGTTGGGATGAGATATTTACCTCGTCACCACTTCATCCCTGCATACAGGCTTACACTCACCATTTTAATAGAGGTTGGGCCAAACGTCAGAggcgaaagggttaaagtgtTTTTAATAATGAATAAATCATGTAAATTTTCTCTGCATAGATACGAGTGTTCCGCCACCGTACGTTCCCCCTCGTCAGCCAGATACTGCACCTCAACACCAGTTCACAAGGTAAGCAACAATTGCAACAAAATTTGCTTCTTCTTTTCACCCCAAGGGATGTAACAAAGCAGAATAAAACCTTAGTTGCTTGCAATTTTAAAGTAAAGCATGATTTATGTAATCTAAGTTCATATGCATGATCAATATAATTTGAGATTGAAGTTGAAAAGGTATTTTTATGAGACAGataacttttgtgaaaatcagcaaCTTTGTTCTTTTATATCGATCTGTTACCAAAATCTTGCCCCAGCAGGTCATAATAAGTTCATTTCAAAGATAATGTCAGTTACCGGTATACCAACACCTCTTAGTTATGATtgcatattcaaacaaaattttgtgttttagtTAAGGGTAGTTCTAACGTTTTATAATGTTTTCACAACACATTCTTGTTCTTCTCACCGATACTTTTTAAAAGTAAATCAACTTAGGTATATTTATGAGACTGATAACTTTAGCAAAAATCAGCAACTTTGTTCTTTTAAATAGCTGTTTTCACATATCAATAATCTTGCCCATGCAGGTCCTAACAAGTTATTTCAAAGATAATGTCTAATACCAATGGCtctaaacaaaattttacattttattttagggtagctgtgacttttgatcattttttcacaatttttgcttTACATATCAAATGCACGTATTTGATTTTCTCACCTGAATACTGTTGAAACACTTAGCTTGTCAACAGAGTGTTTACACATGTAAATGCACTTATTGTTTACATGTGACTTATAGCCCTCAGCTAGAATTCAttagtcaacaataacaatgcagtcaacACAGgtgcaggctgagttgacatactgtatactgtgtatctcaacatgctttgggaagagAAACAAGATAATGTGATTGACATCAAaaagagaagtaaaaaacatcaaaagttacatctacTGGTCCTTGAACTTGTAAATGTCAGGCAGCATCCATGATAATCAAACATATTTCACCATTTTAGTGTATTCATCAATGAGGATGAAGCTAAAGAGGCTTTGCTGTCGTATGTGACTCAGCACTGTTGCTACGGCAAAAGTGCAGCTAGagatatgaatattaataacatCCTGCCATCAAATGCCTTACATGTAAGTAGAAGTCACTTTATAAGATGTTATCTATTTCCGTTTGTACAAGTGTAATCAAACTTGGAAAAGACTAAAAGGAGATCAGAATTTGAATATTCCTGGAGAATTATGATTTGATTAATGTCTTAATCTGCGAAAAGCATCAAATCAGGCATTGTTTTATTCACATCTCACAGTCAATGCTGTCTTACAAAAGGCACGCACATCGGAAAGAAACACACTTGTTCCGGAATGGCGCACAAAGTTAAGTTACCACTCTGGTAAATGTCATTTCTGTATGGCCGCCATCAGGCCCATAATTGTTGCCATGATCAAACCTGATACATCAACTGCCTTCTAATTTTCAAATTGTATGAAATTTCCTCCAGTACCAGCTTGTTACGTTTGCTGAGCACCGTACCACAAAACGTGCATTTAAGTCTTACAAAGGTAAGTTTGACGTGTTGTTCGAAAAGACAATTTCATTTCTCTGAATGCATATGTAAGATTTTTTGTTGGCATCTGTAATGTACAATTTAGTGTAGGGCCATTTATGATTTCAAGACTTGTGAAACCATAAGCttttgatttgataaaattgCATGCTCGGCCCAATGAAGTGTTATCATCTGGGAAATAGATAAAATGGCACTGTCTATTGTGCTGGTTGCCGATATGTACAAATAGGAACTGTAAAACTCACttttatgtttaaaattatACTGCAAGAGAGGTATAGAATTAAGCTACCTTTCCACAGTATTTTGGTAATTCTCATCTTGATGGAAATAGTATgaaaagttttgctcaaactttcctgaaggaGAGTCTATCCTATTCTCTTTCATTatgaagaataaaatcaggggtcgctCCGCAAAGTTTTGAATTAGTGAAACAAACTACCTATGAATGATCctgatatttgacaaaattgatGCAAGAGTGATACATGtccacttcatgttttcacaatttttttttatgttggcagcaatattattattcagACATGGGAGGACTGATGTTACATGGAAACGACTGTGTTCGTGCATTCTTCAAATTTGATTCAGAAATGCGCTGTGATCGTATGATGCATTTCATTGCTTTCTTAGAATAGCCTCCTAGCCATTGTTTACTGTGTCGTGGAGGTTGAATACAGCAGTATCAAActgttgtaaattttacatatacagaTGCTGATGATATGCCCCAGTTAAAATCTTGAATAGCATTTTATATGAATGACTCATCAACAGGTGAGAGAATTGATGGGCCTTCAAACGGTTCACCACCAGCTCCTTGGGATATTCCATGTCCACCGCGAAACTACTTTGAGAATGAAGTGAGGCATTTGGAAGTTCCGCACACACAAGAACTAAAGAAATGTCATCGTTGCAAGGGATCTGGTAGGATCACGTGCACCAAGTGCCATGGAGTTAAGAAGGTAAGTTTTCAAGCTGCAGGCTATGTCTCCGTTAACCTTAGCATCCTGTGAATTTGCAAAAGTTAACTATCAAGCATTGTCAGCTAGATACACATACTTTGAACTGCATTCCAAGGTTTGTAGTGACCTTGACTACGGATTCATGACAAACAAATCAGGTTCTTCATAAGTGGATTTTGAGAAACGATCTCAGCCTCCCCTTTGTATATTGAGCAATCTATGCACACTTTAGTAATCaaacaaaagaatatatttGCACAACAAAggaataattattattatgcattgttatgtaaattatccaCAATTCTGATTTCAAAGGCTGTGCAGAAAACTGATGATATATCAGAATGTGCTATGAGTGCTGTGTGGGCTCTCACTGGTTGAAAAATTTCAGTATCAGGACAGTTAGTTAGCCCTTGGACATTTACCAATCTGATATTTCCAGTGTATCACTTTGGGCTTATGGTGAACCTGTTCACCCACAATTCCCTGCAAATGGTTCCAAAATTACAATTGATAACTGTGAGTTTCGGCCGAACCATTATGGTGACAAGGTAAGTACATGTATTGGGGTTAGGTACTTGTAAGTATCCAATGGGAAAATGCCAAGGGCGTCGCTGCTGTCCTGTAAGCAGTGATTCAGTGCAATGGTAGCTCCATCAAATTCACACTCGGTGATTTTCCTCTTGTTTCTTGTCCACAGTTCTGCATCTGCTGACATGCCCAAATTATAAATTGATTGAGAGAAACAGGAGTTAATGGTAAACCCTGTTTCCTGTTGTTCAACCATTGTTTTGATTCACTCACAGGTAAAATGTGATGTTTGTAATGGCAATGGGATAGACCGTCGTTCCAAACGAAGGTGTTCTGCTTGTGATGGCAAGAAAAGGCGGAGGTATTTGAGTACAtattttttggttgtttttttcatatcaaCACATAAATGCATTTGATCTTACTCATTGGTCTAAAACAGTGAATTCAAAACTATATACAGACACAGGCAAAGTACCATACTTGCTGTAGCAGGACATTATATGAAACATTTTGGCTCTCAACCATTGCTCGGGGCAGTTAAAAAATTTTGCACCACTTTGGTTTTCAATGTCAATACtaagtttcttgttttactccccaaAGTGTGTTTAGACATAcacagtatttagcttgtcaccTCAGCCTTTAGATGTGTAGAGTGgatcgttattgttgacaagtgaattctggtccgtaAGATCATTGGAAAAATACAAGAGAATTTAGTTTTAAGGTGTGGCTCAATGCAGCATTTGAATACAAAGTGACCACATAGTGCAGAGTAGAGTAATCGTGGTAAACGTCATCACTAATTATCGATATGGTCCATACTTGTATTTTTAGGTGTGAAAAGTGTAACATGAGCGGCAGGATAGTGTGTGTCATATGTCATAGTGTCGGCAAGGTGAAGTGGTTTGTCAAATTGACGGTTATCTTGTAAGTAGAAGTTTTGATTTTATGCTTGTCACGGGGTGGCAATGCCAGTCACATGTTTCTGTGATCCCTTGCAAAATTACAATGCCTGTTCTggaattaaggtagtatgtgcctcaaaagagAGACTTTTGCTCCAATTTTCCaccatgaaactttcagccattcttttcccaaatcaaaaacaaacatcgcgttgccatgcaaaatttggtactaaagaaacaaattacccaaaattaccattgtttcaaattcaaaatggccaccattgcTGTGTTAATGCTCTggggaaaaaattcaaaagattaagacagtgaaaattgttcttactccaagagctttaaaatgagcccccacaagaggtagatcagacaAGAATTGTAAGAATTTGACTGTCCGGATATCTGTCACAGAGGtgaatactaccttaaaacaaattaatatcTTGTAATGTGAAATCTCTAGTGTTATTCAACCAGGAATGAAGGTCAGAAAAACTTATTGCAGTGGCacaaatgaacttgaaaatgtCAACAGCATTGCTCTTTACCTTAATTTAACCTTTGAAACCTGACCCTCCCATGATCTATATGACATCACCCAGGGATTATGGAAGGATTTTCAGTCTGAATGATAAAACTGTTCAgtaattttgaactttttctTTCAGCCAAAATTCTATTGGTGAAGACATTGTGGAACATACTGATTTTCCCAAAGATTTAATCAAGGGAGCTGAAGGATCTATTATATTCGATGAGACCCAAGACATGGTAAGGAAAACTAACATAATCGTTTTCATCTTCTTTCGTGAAGGTTTTCTAGATTCTTGAAATGTAGCACTGGTCATTTTAGAAAGTTTTTGGCCGAGAGGATTAgaaaaatgtcatatagcaG encodes:
- the LOC139135555 gene encoding protein SSUH2 homolog, whose protein sequence is MSDMAYSAVPSAPPSYDPDWLQSAEDCTDELEASGIDFDISDLGAPPGYETLGFSDTSVPPPYVPPRQPDTAPQHQFTSVFINEDEAKEALLSYVTQHCCYGKSAARDMNINNILPSNALHYQLVTFAEHRTTKRAFKSYKGERIDGPSNGSPPAPWDIPCPPRNYFENEVRHLEVPHTQELKKCHRCKGSGRITCTKCHGVKKVKCDVCNGNGIDRRSKRRCSACDGKKRRRCEKCNMSGRIVCVICHSVGKVKWFVKLTVIFQNSIGEDIVEHTDFPKDLIKGAEGSIIFDETQDMVYPVTEYPDQELNNISTRLVRLHFDTSQRNNKRIHKQRHMIRAVPVSEVHWTWQTHGSRFWVYGQEKKVHIQGYPQKYCYGCVIL